A stretch of Telopea speciosissima isolate NSW1024214 ecotype Mountain lineage chromosome 11, Tspe_v1, whole genome shotgun sequence DNA encodes these proteins:
- the LOC122645837 gene encoding uncharacterized protein LOC122645837, whose translation LDVFKQVQVNIPLLDAIAQIPAYAKVLKDLCTQKRTTNVPKKAFLAANISSLISQPVAAKHKDPGSPTISCTIGHTTIDHALLDLGASVNLLPFHVYQQLGLGELKPTKITLQLADRSVKVPKGMIEDVLLKVGEFIFPIDFIVLDTQPLANFKDQIPIILGRPFLATGNALINCGNGLMKLSFGNTYVDFNVFRLG comes from the coding sequence ttggatgtgttcaaacaggttcaggtgaatatccccttgttggatgctattgcccagatccccgcttatgctaaagtcctcaaagacttatgcacccaaaagcggaccaccaatgtgcccaaaaaggcattcttggctgctaacattagttctctaatctcacagccagtagcagccaagcataaggatccgggaagccccaccatctcttgcactataggccatactactattgatcatgccttattggaccttggtgcaagtgtgaacctcttaccctttcatgtctaccaacaactgggattgggagaactgaaaccgaccaaaattactcttcaacttgcagatcggtcggttaaagttcctaagggaatgattgaggatgtcctgttgaaggttggggaatttatttttcctatagattttattgttttagatacccaaccccttgccaacttcaaggaccaaatcccaatcatattgggtagaccattcctagctaccggtaatgctttaatcaattgcgggaatggtctcatgaaattatcttttggcaatacttacgttgacttcaatgtgtttaggttgggc